ATGATCTGCGTGGAAAAGGTGTGTAAAATATTTGCGACGATTACACCAATTGTAGAAGTCCTTTTTTGTTTAAGACTTCTAGCTACAATATTAGGTTGGTATCCTAGAACACGGATGGCTTCCTCTATTCGTTTTCTAGTTTCAGGCGCCATGTACTCATACCGTTTATTTAGGTATTGTGATACAGTACTTTTAGAAACTTTGGCCATTTTTGCAACATCAGCCATCGTTACTCTTTTCATATAATAACTCCTCTTAAAAACCATTTAATCTAAACCGATTTACTAAATCGATTTACTAAATCGGTTTAGTAGTTCTTGATTTCATTATAAGGAAAATGTAAACGCTTATCAACATAATTTTTTTAAATTTTAAAGATTCTATTTTCTGTAAAAAATAGCTGACCCAATAGTAAAGGATCAGCCATTATAGATAAAATATATATTTTTTAAACCTTTTCTTTTATTCTTTCTTCTCTACAGCATGGCCACCAAATTCATTTCGCAATGCTGCAACGACTTTCCCAGCAAAAGTATCTTCTTCTAATGAACGATAACGCATCATCAATGACAAAGCAATGACTGGAGCTGCAGTTTGCAAATCAAGAGCTGTTTCTACTGTCCATTTTCCTTCTCCAGATGAATGCATGACTCCTTTAATACTTTCTAATTTTGGTTCTTTGCTAAATGCATGTTCCATCAATTCCATTAACCAACCGCGTATCACAGATCCATGATTCCATACTCTTGAAACTTCTTGATAGTCATATTCAAAAGGACTTTTTTCGAGAATTTCAAACCCTTCTGCGATGGCCTGCATCATTCCATATTCGATACCATTATGGACCATTTTTAGAAAATGGCCACTACCTACTTCACCTGTATAAAGATAACCATTTTCTACAGAGATATCTTTAAAAATAGGTTCAATTCTATGAAATACTTCTTGATCTCCCCCAATCATTAGACAAGCACCTTTGCGTGCCCCTTCCATTCCACCACTTGTTCCAACATCGACAAAGTGAATTCCTTTTTCTTTCAGTTGCTTTGCTCTTCTCAAGGTATCTTTATAATTGGAATTCCCCCCATCAATTAAAATATCACCTTGACTTAAATGAGGAACAAACTGTTCAATGACTTGATCGACAAGTGCCCCAGCAGGAATCATGAGCCAAATGATCCGTGGTGAATCTAGTTTTTGCACCATATCTTGATAATCTTTTGCAATCATTGCCCCTTCTTTTCCAATGAGTTCCATTCTTTCTTCATTTACATCAAAAACGACGACATCATGACCATAATCCAATAAATTTAATACTAGATTAAAACCCATTTTTCCTAGTCCAACCATTCCAAGTTTCAACTATATTCACTCCTTTAAATGTTTATTCTTTTACTCACTTTTAATAGCGTTTGGTTGCAATGGCCTCGCGAATTTTTTGTAAGTTTTTAAGAGTTTCCTCTTGCCTTCGTAGTGATACGGCAACATATAAGACATCAATCAAAGCTAACTGAACAAGGCGTGATGTTAAAGCTTCAGAACGAAAGACAGTCTCCCTTGCAGTAGTATACAGAACATAAGTGACCTCATTGGATAGTGGAGATTTGAAATAATTGGTTAATCCAATTGTCGTTGCTCCATTTTTTTTCGCCAATCGTATTGCTTCGATCACATCCTTATTACTTCCACTATGGGAAATACCAATTGCCACATCTCTAGGACCAAGTAGTGATGCAGACATAATCTGTTGATGTCCATCGCTATAAGCATTGCTGTAAATACCTGTTCGTATAAATTTATGGGCAGCATCCATTGCAATAGGAGCTGAGCCACCCGAACCATAAAAGTCGATTTTCTTAGCCGTACTTAACGTATCAACCACCGCTTGTAAAACTTCCGGATCAAATAATTGCAGCGTGTCTTTCATCGCTTCAATATTACTCGTAAATACTTTATTCGCTAATGTTAAAATTTCATCTTCTGGATGAATCTCTTCATGTATATTTTGAATTGGTTCCACTATTTCACTAGCTAACGCAATCTTAAAAGATTGGTAACCTCGATAACCTAGTCGTTTACAAAACCTAAATACGGTTGCCTCAGCCACATGAATTTGATCCGCAAATTCGGTGATCGACATATGGATAATTTCTTTTGGGTGATTGACGATAAAATCTGCTATTTCTTTTTCTTTTGGAGACAAAAACGATGATAGAGACCGAATTTTTGCCAAAACTGGTATTTGTTTTTCGTTCTTTTGCATTTGGCATCACCCCATTTTTCGTTGATAATTGGCAATCATTGCAAATTGATCTTTCAATTAGTGCTTCACCTACACTATAAACTGCAAATGCGATCCCTTCTAAAACGGCACGAATGAAATGTTCCCGTTTATGTATTAATGAAATACCAAAGAAAACCCCTCGTGTATTCGCATCCCAGTAAGGAGCTCTTTCACCTGACAAATAAGGTAAAAATATTAATCCATTCGCTCCGGCAGGCACCTTGTCTGCTTCTTCGATCATGAGATCGTATGCATTTTTGCCTAATTCAATCGCTTCCTTCACTTCTTTAGCAGCAAATTGATCACGAAACCAGCGCAAGGCAATTCCACCATTATTAATAGGCCCGCCAATCACCCAATGATTATCAATCAAAGCATAGCAAAACGTTCTTTCTTTTTTATCTGTAATCGGTTTATCAACGACTGTACGAATTGCTCCACTGGTACCAATCGTTACCGCCAATTCTCCAGGTTCGATGGCCCCTACCCCTAAGTTTGCTAAGACTCCATCACTAGCACCAATGATAATGGGAAGATCTTTTGGGATACCCATATAATTAGCAGCTTCTGTATTCATCCCCTGATAAATAGTCGTAGTGGGAACAGGTATAGAAAGTTGGTCCTTAGTTATTCCAATAAGATTTAGCACTTCTTGATCCCAATCCAAAGATTTTAAATGAAAAAGTCCAGTTGTTGAGGCGATCGAATAATCGACAACGTACTCCGAAAACCATTTCCACATGATGTATTCTTTAATTGATATCCATTTTGCTGCTTTTTTAAAAAGAGCTGGTTGCTCCTCTCTCATCCAAATCAATTTACTTAAAGGAGACATAGGATGAATCGGGGTTCCTGTTCGCAAATAGATTTCATGGCCATTCCATTCTTCTTTCAATTGTTTTACATAATCCACACTGCGGTTATCTGCCCAAATAATGCTGTTGGTCAAAGGATTCCCATACTGATCAATTGCAATCAGACTATGCATTGCAGAACTGATCCCAATCCCTATTAATTCTGAACTTTTAATTTTCCCCTTTAAAATCGACCCACGAATAGTATCCAAAACTGCTTGATAGATCACATCTGGATCTTGCTCAGCCCAATCTGCTTTTGGATGAAAAATGGGGTATTCGATTGATTCAGAAGATATAAGATGTCCTTCCAACGTAAAAATTGTTGCTTTTGTACTTGTTGTGCCAATGTCTAGCCCCATTACATATCTTTGTTCCATGAGATCCTCCTAAGTAGTGTCATTCTATGTTCATTATACTAAAATTTTTTCTTTTCAGAAGTCGCTTTCATGAAAATTTTTTTACATTGCATAAAAAAAAGAAATGTACTCATTCGAATACATTTCAATTTCATTTCTATTCCCCATCTTCCTTATCCAAATCATCCCTATTATGTTTTACCTCATTTTCTTCTACTTCATTATGATCTTTTTGAATCGCAGGTTTTGTTTCTTCATCCTTATCGATGATCGTTGAAACTTTTATTTCTATTTGTTTATTGATCAATTCCTTCTGATGTTCATTTTCATTTTTGTTTGTTTTTTCTTTTTGTTGCTTTGAATTTATTATTGACCCTTTTGGACCTTCTTGCTTATCTTCTGATTTTTTTGGTTGTGATTGAACTTTTTGAAGATCAGTCTGTTTACTTGAATGTGGTTGCTTTTCCGTTTTCTCTTGATGATCAATTGTTTTCAACGCTGGTTGTTGAAAGTACTCGAATTCCCGATCTAATTCCTCTGAAGTAATCGTCCTTGTTATCATCTTCTTTAACTTTGGTTCTTTTTGTATCATTTCATAAATGGAATGATCTCTTATTTGCTCAAGGGAGATCGAATATCCCTGATTATTGGCTAAAATATAAAAAGCATATTTCCCAGTAGATAAGCCATTTTTTTGTGCCTCTTCTCTAATTTTGGTTGATGTAGCTAATGTGATAATTGAGACATCTTTAATCTCATTTTCTTGTTTTGCCATCGATTGTTTGATTCTATTTTTCATCTCTTGTTCTGATACCTGATTTTCTCCTATATTGGTGACAGAAATCAAAACTTCCCCTTTTGGCTGCAAATACCCTTGCCTGTGTGCCTCAGCAAAAATCATTGCCGTCGCTTCATCGATCGGTCGTTTTTTTATCGATTCTCCAATGGTTTGAATGATTGATTGTCCATCTGCATTTAACGCTTTTACCTCTAAAACTTTACCACTTTGACTAACGCTAAGATCAATACTTGGATTAATATCAAGAGAGACATACGCAGCAACTTCTTCAGACAAACTGTTCCAAAATCCAGGTGCGCCAACGAGCAATAGAAGAAACACAGCAGCTATACTCCTAATCCAGCGCATATTTCGTTTGGATAAGGATAAGAACCTTTTTTCCCTTGGTAAAGTAAATGTGGTTTCTTCC
This region of Tepidibacillus fermentans genomic DNA includes:
- the gnd gene encoding phosphogluconate dehydrogenase (NAD(+)-dependent, decarboxylating), with the protein product MKLGMVGLGKMGFNLVLNLLDYGHDVVVFDVNEERMELIGKEGAMIAKDYQDMVQKLDSPRIIWLMIPAGALVDQVIEQFVPHLSQGDILIDGGNSNYKDTLRRAKQLKEKGIHFVDVGTSGGMEGARKGACLMIGGDQEVFHRIEPIFKDISVENGYLYTGEVGSGHFLKMVHNGIEYGMMQAIAEGFEILEKSPFEYDYQEVSRVWNHGSVIRGWLMELMEHAFSKEPKLESIKGVMHSSGEGKWTVETALDLQTAAPVIALSLMMRYRSLEEDTFAGKVVAALRNEFGGHAVEKKE
- a CDS encoding MurR/RpiR family transcriptional regulator, yielding MQKNEKQIPVLAKIRSLSSFLSPKEKEIADFIVNHPKEIIHMSITEFADQIHVAEATVFRFCKRLGYRGYQSFKIALASEIVEPIQNIHEEIHPEDEILTLANKVFTSNIEAMKDTLQLFDPEVLQAVVDTLSTAKKIDFYGSGGSAPIAMDAAHKFIRTGIYSNAYSDGHQQIMSASLLGPRDVAIGISHSGSNKDVIEAIRLAKKNGATTIGLTNYFKSPLSNEVTYVLYTTARETVFRSEALTSRLVQLALIDVLYVAVSLRRQEETLKNLQKIREAIATKRY
- a CDS encoding anti-sigma factor domain-containing protein encodes the protein MKKSGIVMEILANGKAIVLTKDGEFLSVVPHTRVEIGEETTFTLPREKRFLSLSKRNMRWIRSIAAVFLLLLVGAPGFWNSLSEEVAAYVSLDINPSIDLSVSQSGKVLEVKALNADGQSIIQTIGESIKKRPIDEATAMIFAEAHRQGYLQPKGEVLISVTNIGENQVSEQEMKNRIKQSMAKQENEIKDVSIITLATSTKIREEAQKNGLSTGKYAFYILANNQGYSISLEQIRDHSIYEMIQKEPKLKKMITRTITSEELDREFEYFQQPALKTIDHQEKTEKQPHSSKQTDLQKVQSQPKKSEDKQEGPKGSIINSKQQKEKTNKNENEHQKELINKQIEIKVSTIIDKDEETKPAIQKDHNEVEENEVKHNRDDLDKEDGE